In the Syntrophus aciditrophicus SB genome, GCGTGGTCTGAAAACAACATAACGTACATGAGTAGTAATTAAAATTACTGGATCAAGCATGAATGACATTGCATCGTTACAGAAATCTTTCGAAGGGTTCAATCAGGCGACTTTGCATATTCAGCAGGCTTTTGCGAGTCTGGAGAAGAAATTTGACAGCCTGAATCTTGAACTGGAAGAAAAGAACCGGGAGTTGTTGAGAACGCTTTCCGAGAAGGAGGAAATGAAGAGTTACCTTCAGAATATTCTCGAAAGTTTGACGAACGGAGTCATTGTGACCAATCCGGAGGATGAAATTCAGGTGTTCAATTCCGCCTCGGAATTATTTTCAGGCAAGCCACAGGATGAAGCTGTCGGGAGGCACATCCGGATTTTATTTGAAGATATGCCTTCAAATGACTGGATGGACATTTTTTTGAACAAAAATTTCCGGAAGGGGAGGGTTTCCCGCCTGATTTATAAGAATCGGGTTCTTGAAATTACGTCATCGTTTATTTCGTCGGGAGGTAAAATTCTCGGAACGGTTTTCGTTCTCCGGGACGTCACCCGCATTGAAAAACTGGAAAGCATGGCAAAAAGATCCGAAAAATTTACCGCTTTGGGGGAAATGGCGGCGAATATCGCTCATGAAATTAGAAATCCCCTGGGAAGCATTGAACTGTACGCATCCCTTTTGATGAAGGAATCGAAGAACGATAGAGATCAGAACAGAATTTCCCGGATTATCTCATCCGTCAAGAAAATGGATAATAAAATATCCAACCTTCTTCTCTTCACGAAAAACCGAAAACTGATCTTAAAACGGATTTCATTACACCATTTTTTGAACGAGATCCTCGGGTCATGCGAACCGCTGATTGACCAGGAGAAGATATTCATTAATACAACTTACGCAGATTATGAACCGTGGATCGAGGGTGATGCGGAAATGCTGAAGCAAGTCTTTTTCAACCTGATCCTCAACGCGTTGCAGTCTCTGGATCCTGAGGGAGGGACTATCGATTTTGAGACAATCTGTCCTCACTCAGGGCAGGATATGGAAACGGATGAATCTTATATTGAGGTTAAAATCAGAGATTCGGGAATCGGAATTCCCAGGGAATATTTAAACCGGATCTTTGATCCCTTTTTTACGACTAAGGAAGAGGAATCGGGATTGGGACTGACGATTGTTCACAATATTATCGAAATGCACCGCGGGGTAATCCATGTGGAAAGCGTCGAACAGGAGGGAACTGTTTTTCACGTTCTCCTCCCGTTGATCAGCGAACAAGGCACAATGAAGACGAAGGTAGGATGGAAATGAAAGAAGCGCGCATACTGGTCGTGGATGATGACACGTCAATGAGAATGGCACTCTGCGAAACTCTGGAAAGCTGTGGCTACTGCATTGAAACAGCTTCCAATGGGCTTGAGGCGTTGAAGAAGTTCAGAAAAGGCGCCTTCGAAGCCGTAATCACCGATATGCGGATGCCCGGGATGGGTGGTATGGAGGTCTTGAAAACCATCAAAAAGATCTCGCCGGAAAGTCCCGTGATTCTGATAACCGCTTATGGAACCGTAAACACTGCTGTCGAAGCCATGAAGGAGGGGGCTTCTGACTTCATCATGAAGCCCTTTTCCCTGGAAGACATCGAATTCGTCGTCAAAAACGTTATGGCGACATACGAAGAGAAAGAATTCAGGGAAAGCAAACCTGTCGAAAAGATGACTTTTACGGATAGAGAGATCATAACGGAAGACGAAAAAATTCTGGGCATTCTCGAATTTCTGAAAACGGTGGCACAGAGCAAATCCAGCGTCCTGATTCAGGGCGAAAGTGGAACAGGCAAGGAACTTTTTGCCCGTTATCTCTATCTCCACAGCAGCAGGAGGCATATGCCTTTCGTGGCGATCAACTGCGCCGCGATTCCCGACAATCTTCTCGAGAGTGAAATGTTCGGGTTTGAAAAAGGGGCTTTTACCGGAGCAATTCAGAGGAAAGTAGGGAAATTCGAACTCGCGAACGGCGGAACGCTGCTTCTTGATGAAGTGACAGAAATGACTCCACATTTGCAGGCAAAACTTTTACGGGTAATTCAGGAAAAAGAAATCGATCGGCTGGGTGGAAAAATGCCATTGCCTGTGGATGTGAGAATTATCGCCACGACAAATGCCGATGTTCGGAAATGTATTGAAGAGAAGACTTTTCGCGAAGATCTTTATTATCGGCTCAATGTCATTCCCCTTAAAATTCCACCCCTGCGGGAACGAAAAGGCGATGTTGAGCTTCTGGGTTCTTACTTTTTGAAAAAGTACAGTAATCTTAATGAAAAACCGCTGCCGGTTTTTGCAAATGGAACCCTGAAACGGTTGAATGCCTATGACTGGCCCGGCAATGTAAGAGAACTTGAAAACGTGATTGAAAGGGCGGTCCTTGTCTGCGGCGGGAATGTGGTCTTGCCGGAGCATCTTTATCTGGAAGACCAGGGTTCCGTCAGCCCGGCAGCAGAGGAAAAAACATCCTGTTCCCTTGAAGAAGTTTCCACAGATATTTCCGGGATTGATCTGTCCCGGGGCATGACGATCTGGGAAATGGAAAAGGAACTGATCTTCAGTACTCTGGACAAAGTCAAGGGAAACAAAACCAGAGCATCGGAAATACTGGGGATCAGTGTCAGAACCATGCGCAACAAACTGCAGGAATATCAGATGAAGGCCTCTCTGACATCGGAATAGGTTATCTCCCGATACTGCTTCTTAAGTGGTATGTGCTTTGCTTGAATTCCTTCGGAGGGAGCTGGGATGGACTTTCTGTTCAGTAAAACAATTGGTATACTATCAGGCATGCTGGGATTCCGGTCTCAAAGAAACAAAATCATTCTGTCCAATATTGCCAACATGGATTCACCTGATTACAAGCCGAAAGATTATGTCTTCAAAAGGGATTTGAGCAGAGCCGTCGCTGACAGGGGGCAGCTCACGCTCTTAAAAACAGACGGAAAACATCTGCCCGCCGACCTGAATGAAATTTCGGATGATGATTTCGAGGTGGTTGAGACTGGCAAAAATGTCAATATGGATACGGAAATGACTCATCTTGCCGAAAATCATCTCAGGTACAACCTGACGGTTGAAATGCTTGCTCGCAAATTCAAGGGATTGAACACCGTATTGAAGGAGACGAAATAATATGGATTTTCTCACGTCTTTTCGCATATGCAGCTCAGGGTTTGCTGCTCAAAGGGCAAAAATGGATGTTATTGCCAGCAATCTGGCCAATGTCAGTACCACCAGCACTCCTGAAGGAGGACCGTATAAGCGTAAGGTGGCGATTTTTTCATCGGAAAACGTGAAGCAAAAATTCCGTTTCGGCGACAGACTTCGAGATGCGATCAGGGAAGTGGCCCTTAAGGAAGTAGTCGAAGACGGGGAGACCGTCAGGAAAGTCTACGATCCTTCCCATCCGGATGCGGATCAACAGGGCAACGTGGCGATGCCGAATGTAAACGTCATGATGGAAATGACCGACATGATTACTGCCAGCAGGGCCTACGAGGCTTGCGTCACTGCTTTTGATGCTACAAAAAACATGGCGTTGAAGACGCTGGATATCGGGAAATAGTTCCATCACAGGGAAAGAATCCGATTCGTCAATCAGATCGGAGATTATTGAAGAGGTGAGATAATGAAAGACTTATCAATTCAGGACAGATTCCATCTTCCATCCGCCTTTCCGGAACAGAAGGTTGAAATAGAGCCGGCTGAAGGAAAGGTGTCTTTCAGTGACGTTCTTCGCAATACCATCCAGGATATCAATAAGCTTCAGAGCGATGCCGATGAGGCGATATCCGGAGTGCAGGTGCATGATACAGGCAGCATTCATGAGGCCATGATCGCCCTGGAGAAAGCGAGCATTTCCTTCCAGACCATGATGCAGGTCAGAAATAAAATCATTGATGCTTATCAGGAAGTCATGAGAATGCAGGTATAATAAAAATGAGAGATTCGGTATTCTTTCAGCGTAAGCGTTTTTCCCCATGAATTCCTTCCTGCGGTTTTATGAAAACCTCCGGCAAAGCTTTGTGGAATTGCCGCCGGCAAGAAAGTGGTCTCTTCTGTTTGTGGCAGGCATGACTTTGTCCGTTTTAGCGGCAATGGTGTATTTCGCAAACCGTCCTGAATACAAAGTCCTTTTTTCCCATCTGTCCAGTGAAGACGCCTCCTCGATTCTGGCG is a window encoding:
- a CDS encoding sigma-54-dependent transcriptional regulator produces the protein MKEARILVVDDDTSMRMALCETLESCGYCIETASNGLEALKKFRKGAFEAVITDMRMPGMGGMEVLKTIKKISPESPVILITAYGTVNTAVEAMKEGASDFIMKPFSLEDIEFVVKNVMATYEEKEFRESKPVEKMTFTDREIITEDEKILGILEFLKTVAQSKSSVLIQGESGTGKELFARYLYLHSSRRHMPFVAINCAAIPDNLLESEMFGFEKGAFTGAIQRKVGKFELANGGTLLLDEVTEMTPHLQAKLLRVIQEKEIDRLGGKMPLPVDVRIIATTNADVRKCIEEKTFREDLYYRLNVIPLKIPPLRERKGDVELLGSYFLKKYSNLNEKPLPVFANGTLKRLNAYDWPGNVRELENVIERAVLVCGGNVVLPEHLYLEDQGSVSPAAEEKTSCSLEEVSTDISGIDLSRGMTIWEMEKELIFSTLDKVKGNKTRASEILGISVRTMRNKLQEYQMKASLTSE
- the flgC gene encoding flagellar basal body rod protein FlgC, whose protein sequence is MDFLTSFRICSSGFAAQRAKMDVIASNLANVSTTSTPEGGPYKRKVAIFSSENVKQKFRFGDRLRDAIREVALKEVVEDGETVRKVYDPSHPDADQQGNVAMPNVNVMMEMTDMITASRAYEACVTAFDATKNMALKTLDIGK
- the flgB gene encoding flagellar basal body rod protein FlgB, which produces MDFLFSKTIGILSGMLGFRSQRNKIILSNIANMDSPDYKPKDYVFKRDLSRAVADRGQLTLLKTDGKHLPADLNEISDDDFEVVETGKNVNMDTEMTHLAENHLRYNLTVEMLARKFKGLNTVLKETK
- a CDS encoding two-component system sensor histidine kinase NtrB, giving the protein MNDIASLQKSFEGFNQATLHIQQAFASLEKKFDSLNLELEEKNRELLRTLSEKEEMKSYLQNILESLTNGVIVTNPEDEIQVFNSASELFSGKPQDEAVGRHIRILFEDMPSNDWMDIFLNKNFRKGRVSRLIYKNRVLEITSSFISSGGKILGTVFVLRDVTRIEKLESMAKRSEKFTALGEMAANIAHEIRNPLGSIELYASLLMKESKNDRDQNRISRIISSVKKMDNKISNLLLFTKNRKLILKRISLHHFLNEILGSCEPLIDQEKIFINTTYADYEPWIEGDAEMLKQVFFNLILNALQSLDPEGGTIDFETICPHSGQDMETDESYIEVKIRDSGIGIPREYLNRIFDPFFTTKEEESGLGLTIVHNIIEMHRGVIHVESVEQEGTVFHVLLPLISEQGTMKTKVGWK
- the fliE gene encoding flagellar hook-basal body complex protein FliE, whose product is MKDLSIQDRFHLPSAFPEQKVEIEPAEGKVSFSDVLRNTIQDINKLQSDADEAISGVQVHDTGSIHEAMIALEKASISFQTMMQVRNKIIDAYQEVMRMQV